A region of Coccinella septempunctata chromosome 5, icCocSept1.1, whole genome shotgun sequence DNA encodes the following proteins:
- the LOC123314301 gene encoding CAP-Gly domain-containing linker protein 1 isoform X7 — translation MINNSTNENKSDTDAKTEQADSSAKQTSDKCLQRSSSVLSVSSIASSASSIPVKRSGLKPPSKIGRPCDGQQHKPAVPTSPTSHNSSAILTEDTDSFIIGQRVWVGGTKPGTIAFIGETQFAPGEWAGIVLDEPIGKNDGSVAGIRYFQCESKKGVFSRLTRLTRQPLEVPHSQSNESFTSAANGVRSPVSPTGSTRSLLRSPLSHHASNNSLASMSTSVTIDYKIGDRVIIKSSQGSKVGTVRYIGYTEFAPGEWVGVELDDPRGKNDGSVEGKRYFACQPNYGLFAPVNKVSKSPSKVKPGSCAVHNSGLPPSGLRRSGSKESMTSAASSVRRVRLGVNSLTPKKLPLKSQSPSTPRPSLQDMVKEKQQHIEQLLKERDLERQEFTKAASQAEDAEQQLIAIKKEFDAYRAECEKKLQEHLVLLSELKKDRTEILGQLEDEKKKNEDLLFRFEEAAILKSDAEALLDKKNIEMDELKKLLDIERMRADETEKNANKLFETEENLIKANEEIEKLKIELDNLSLDQKSLKEERSMTTDRSEILEKELDITKKQLVEMNTIRNTLSQQLTTVNIENVQVKESVEELKQKLILYEKEITQKNDMITNLKTELESTKQRLTDNENQVQELQSEQCKQQTDLSKDLEKLKMEISSKSFDLETAQDELRKKQAEIDALMKTSEETKHIYETQIDDKVKLHNETTETLNKELNRVKEELLNAKEEISKISQNSQENLKELIEDKKRLEEELEKNKLDILNSTRSFEEESNCLKTKIRESEEEIQKYEKQVNSLKEELDDLKRSANSSNSELQNELVQVKQSNAKMIESLQNDLKKIDEDKNELSSSYAKVQQDLETKTKELEKRENSLKTLNEESFKLKEEKQKLDLDIEHLKKTLESMERKIEDYESQKKVATSSNSELQTQLQQMKEENAKLIESLQNDLKTEKEKMNSLSSKYAKLENELETKLTQLQTLESSVKTITEESVKLNEEKQKLDLSNGDLRRTIESMEKKIEDDEIRKKQMYEEIQSLLNSSGDNSAKLEEMRTKLFENETLIDKTKKEYEEKLQNLERQVQERNMKLEEKDIQVAKIAKDLSAAEQSYAELNNSKKKHIEELHEEINKIKELHNKEKEDQHKILADKEVQFEKMKNDYNQKLQTIEITIQERNSNLEEKERQIMELEKKMLEIQSSTGIQEVNYQQQIDKLQKEIEEIQQQCALHNDSYQKEISAKESALQQQSSTIESLENKLKEQIQKGESYVEEIVRSYQEKIEVFNKEREENEKITKTLQSELKENKELNEKLQKDYELEMNDLKNTIEKLTVTVSEISSQNEKLKQQLETSQNEIQQKNEEIIDIKRNNDEKEQMMLKKIEGIEEQLSNSTEESSEKISKLNIANEDLKSKLENKVKEFEDINLKLKEYVQKQEMNLNEKEQSYLNQISALESQMVGLKKVLEESTTHKQNIEKEFTEKCAAYDVISEELKNLTQKVKLDEEKLNEMQEDKLKLQEALEGSTNSLKEKDSQYREIHNQMEKMNEKYKSLESAFNEEKQKISEMTNINNEKEGSLQKKCEELTAKLEIASDQSRKNEMQRTHLLEVLQQLQFTQKQKNDLLRILNKQQNSDLHAILMNLNDSYEDESMKNRIEELERNLEKCKLELDEERRKFATQSTEIYVLEQKLNSVAVKQNHADMNPKDVAEKSTSNNNEHCDYQQLLEDKILAEDQVKFLNSIIVDMQKKTEEQKMKIEILELGYSPAAADELNLMGFSSSTRQLPPRMYCDICDCFDLHETEDCPKQMSEDMPPPPPRIDKLKKIPEPRPYCELCEVFGHETQDCQEDETF, via the exons ATTCGAGTGCGATTTTAACAGAAGATACAGATAGTTTCATAATTGGACAAAGGGTATGGGTCGGAGGTACCAAACCCGGAACCATTGCGTTCATCGGGGAGACGCAGTTCGCCCCTGGAGAATGGGCTGGCATCGTTCTTGACGAGCCTATAG gaaAAAACGACGGTTCTGTAGCCGGCATCAGATATTTCCAATGCGAATCGAAAAAGGGGGTGTTTTCCAGGCTTACAAGGTTGACCAGGCAGCCCCTAGAAGTACCTCATTCGCAGTCGAACGAAAGTTTTACGAGTGCTGCGAATGGGGTGAGGAGTCCAGTATCGCCTACCGGTAGTACCAGGAGTCTGTTGAGGTCGCCTCTTTCACATC atgcaTCGAATAACAGTTTGGCTTCGATGTCGACATCGGTCACCATCGACTATAAAATCGGTGACAGGGTCATCATAAAAAGTAGCCAGGGCTCCAAAGTGGGCACGGTCAGATACATTGGTTATACTGAATTCGCCCCCGGCGAATGGGTGGGGGTGGAACTGGACGACCCCAGGGGGAAAAACGACGGATCTGTCGAAGGTAAAAG ATATTTCGCCTGCCAGCCGAACTACGGACTGTTTGCGCCGGTCAATAAAGTCAGTAAGTCGCCGTCGAAAGTAAAACCTGGCTCATGCGCTGTGCACAATTCTGGCCTACCTCCCTCCGGGCTCAGAAGGTCCGGCTCTAAAGAGTCGATGACCAGCGCAGCTTCCAGCGTGAGAAGGGTAAGGCTTGGTGTGAATTCCCTAACCCCTAAG AAACTACCTTTGAAGTCGCAAAGTCCGTCAACGCCAAGGCCATCTCTACAG GATATGGTGAAAGAAAAACAACAACACATCGAGCAGCTTCTCAAGGAACGAGATTTGGAGAGACAAGAATTCACCAAAGCAGCTAGCCAAGCAGAAGATGCAGAACAGCAGCTTATTGCCATCAAGAAAGAATTTGATGCT TACCGTGCAGAATGTGAGAAGAAGCTACAAGAACATTTGGTCCTTCTGTCGGAACTCAAGAAAGATCGCACTGAGATACTAGGGCAGCTTGAGGAtgaaaagaagaagaatgaaGACCTACTTTTCAGGTTTGAAGAGGCAGCCATCCTCAAGAGTGACGCAGAA GCTCTTCTGGATAAGAAAAATATAGAGATGGATGAACTGAAGAAGCTACTTGATATCGAACGAATGCGTGCcgatgaaactgaaaaaaatgcCAATAAGTTATTCGAAACCGAAGAGAATTTAATAAAAGCCAACGAAGagatagaaaaattaaaaattgaactgGATAATCTATCATTGGACCAAAAAAGCCTCAAAGAAGAACGATCGATGACGACAG aCCGATCAGAAATACTCGAGAAAGAACTAGATATAACTAAAAAGCAACTTGTTGAGATGAACACAATCAGGAACACTTTGAGTCAACAATTGACAACCGTTAACATCGAAAACGTTCAAGTGAAAGAGTCGGTTGAAGAATTGAAACAGAAATTAATTTTGTACGAAAAAGAAATAACGCAAAAGAACGACATGATTACTAATTTGAAAACCGAATTGGAATCCACCAAACAACGACTAACTGACAATGAAAATCAGGTGCAAGAATTACAATCGGAACAATGTAAGCAGCAAACAGATTTGAGCAAAGATTTAGAAAAGCTAAAAATGGAGATCAGCAGCAAATCATTTGATTTAGAAACGGCACAAGACGAATTGAGAAAAAAGCAAGCAGAAATTGACGCTCTGATGAAAACCTCTGAAGAAACCAAGCACATTTACGAAACTCAAATAGACGACAAAGTTAAGCTTCATAACGAAACTACAGAAACATTGAATAAAGAACTAAACAGAGTAAAAGAAGAACTACTCAACGCGAAAgaagaaatatcgaaaatttctcaAAATTCTCAAGAAAATTTGAAGGAATTAATCGAAGACAAAAAGCGCCTCGAagaagaattggaaaaaaataaacttgataTTCTGAATAGCACCAGGAGTTTCGAAGAAGAATCAAACTGTCTCAAAACGAAAATCAGAGAGAGCGAAGAAGAAATACAGAAATACGAGAAACAGGTCAATTCTTTGAAAGAGGAACTTGATGATTTGAAAAGATCAGCCAACTCATCGAATTCTGAACTTCAAAATGAATTGGTACAAGTTAAACAAAGCAACGCAAAAATGATCGAATCTTTACAAAACGATTTGAAGAAAATAGACGAAGATAAAAATGAGTTATCGTCAAGTTATGCCAAGGTACAGCAGGATCTCGAGACTAAAACGAAAGAACTAGAAAAGAGGGAGAATTCTCTGAAAACACTGAATGAAGAATCTTTCAAACTGAAGGAAGAGAAACAAAAGCTCGATCTCGATATTGAACATCTGAAAAAGACCCTAGAGTCCATGGAgagaaaaattgaagattatgaaAGTCAGAAGAAAGTGGCAACATCTTCAAATTCTGAGCTTCAAACGCAATTGCAACAAATGAAAGAAGAAAACGCCAAATTGATCGAATCGTTACAGAACGATCTGAAAACTGAGAAGGAAAAGATGAACTCCTTATCGTCGAAATATGCCAAATTGGAAAACGAGCTCGAGACAAAGTTGACGCAACTACAAACTCTAGAATCTTCAGTGAAAACAATCACCGAAGAGTCCGtaaagttgaatgaagaaaAGCAAAAGCTCGATCTTAGTAATGGAGATTTGAGAAGAACTATCGAATCTATGGAGAAGAAGATAGAAGACGATGAAATACGCAAGAAACAGATGTATGAAGAAATACAATCGCTGCTCAATTCTTCCGGTGATAATAGCGCTAAACTTGAAGAAATGCGTACGAAACTATTCGAAAATGAAACATTGATCGACAAAACGAAGAAGGAATATGAAGAAAAGCTACAAAATCTCGAACGCCAAGTACAAGAAAGGAATATGAAActggaagaaaaagatatcCAAGTTGCAAAAATAGCAAAGGACCTCTCGGCAGCAGAACAATCTTATGCTGAATTAAATAACTCCAAGAAGAAACATATCGAAGAACTACACgaagaaattaataaaattaaagAGTTGCATAACAAGGAAAAAGAGGATCAACATAAAATTCTTGCAGACAAAGAAgtacaattcgaaaaaatgaagaacgatTACAATCAGAAACTACAAACTATTGAAATAACAATTCAGGAAAGAAATTCGAATTTAGAAGAAAAGGAACGTCAAATAAtggaacttgaaaaaaaaatgttagagATACAATCATCTACGGGAATTCAGGAAGTGAACTATCAGCAACAAATTGATAAGTTACAAAAGGAAATAGAAGAAATTCAACAGCAATGTGCCTTACATAATGATAGTTACCAGAAGGAAATTTCAGCGAAAGAATCTGCTCTCCAACAACAATCTTCAACGATTGAAAGTTTGGAAAACAAGCTAAAAGAACAAATACAGAAGGGCGAGTCTTATGTAGAAGAAATCGTCAGATCTtatcaagaaaaaattgaagttttcaataaagaacgagaagaaaatgaaaaaataacaaaGACACTCCAATCAGAACTGAAGGAAAACAaggaattaaatgaaaaactccAAAAAGATTACGAATTAGAAATGAACGACTTGAAAAATACAATTGAGAAATTGACAGTAACTGTTTCAGAAATTTCTTCACAAAACGAAAAACTTAAACAACAATTAGAAACTTCGCAAAACGAAATCCAacagaaaaatgaagaaattatcgATATTAAAAGAAATAATGACGAGAAAGAGCaaatgatgttgaaaaaaattgaaggaattgAAGAACAACTATCAAATTCGACTGAAGAATCTTCTGAAAAGATATCTAAATTAAACATAGCGAATGAGGATTTGAAGAGTAAATTAGAAAATAAAGTCAAAGAATTTgaagatattaatttgaaattaaaagagTATGTTCAGAAGCAAgaaatgaatttgaatgaaaaagaaCAAAGTTATCTCAATCAAATATCTGCTTTGGAATCACAAATGGTTGGATTGAAAAAAGTTCTTGAAGAATCAACTACTcacaaacaaaatattgaaaaggAATTTACGGAGAAATGTGCAGCTTATGATGTAATTAGTGAAGAATTAAAGAATTTAACGCAGAAGGTTAAGCTTGATGAAGAGAAACTCAATGAAATGCAAGAAGATAAGTTGAAACTTCAAGAAGCTCTTGAAGGTTCCACCAATAGTTTGAAAGAAAAAGATAGTCAGTATAGAGAAATTCATAATCAAATGGagaaaatgaacgaaaaatacAAATCGCTTGAAAGTGCATTTaatgaagaaaaacaaaaaatttcggAAATGACGAATATCAATAATGAAAAAGAAGGGAGTTTACAAAAGAAATGTGAAGAACTTACTGCCAAACTTGAAATTGCTTCAGATCAGTCTAGAAAAAATGAGATGCAAAGGACACATTTATTAGAAGTTCTACAGCAGTTACAGTTCACACAAAAGCAGAAGAACGATTTGTTAAGAATACTGAATAAACAACAGAATAGTGATCTGCATGCAATTCTGATGAACTTGAACGACAGTTATGAGGACGAATCGATGAAAAATAGGATTGAGGAACTGGAGAGAAATTTGGAGAAATGTAAACTTGAACTTGATGAGGAAAGAAGGAAATTTGCTACACAAAGTACAGAAATTTACGTTTTGGAACAAAAATTGAACTCT GTTGCAGTTAAACAGAATCATGCCGATATGAATCCTAAAGATGTAGCTGAGAAA AGCACGTCAAACAATAATGAGCATTGCGATTATCAGCAACTATTGGAGGATAAAATCTTGGCTGAAGATCAAGTCAAGTTTCTCAATTCGATTATAGTGGATATGCAGAAGAAAACTGAGGaacagaaaatgaaaattgagattttggaGTTGGGTTATAGTCCTGCAGCCGCCGACGAGTTGAATCT GATGGGATTCTCTTCCAGTACGAGGCAGTTACCACCAAGAATGTACTGCGATATTTGCGATTGTTTTGACCTACACGAAACGGAGGATTGTCCCAAGCAAATGTCAGAAGATATGCCTCCTCCTCCACCGAGAATTGATAAACTTAAGAAAATACCAGAACCAAGGCCCTACTGTGAATTATGTGAAG TATTTGGCCACGAAACCCAGGACTGTCAAGAAGATGAAACTTtttag
- the LOC123314301 gene encoding CAP-Gly domain-containing linker protein 1 isoform X8, whose amino-acid sequence MPSVCFSDVDMTYYDYDVGRLTNSSNRYTRLSDLLEEDHRDFLRFSSMSTNRRRYSSNSSAILTEDTDSFIIGQRVWVGGTKPGTIAFIGETQFAPGEWAGIVLDEPIGKNDGSVAGIRYFQCESKKGVFSRLTRLTRQPLEVPHSQSNESFTSAANGVRSPVSPTGSTRSLLRSPLSHHASNNSLASMSTSVTIDYKIGDRVIIKSSQGSKVGTVRYIGYTEFAPGEWVGVELDDPRGKNDGSVEGKRYFACQPNYGLFAPVNKVSKSPSKVKPGSCAVHNSGLPPSGLRRSGSKESMTSAASSVRRVRLGVNSLTPKKLPLKSQSPSTPRPSLQDMVKEKQQHIEQLLKERDLERQEFTKAASQAEDAEQQLIAIKKEFDAYRAECEKKLQEHLVLLSELKKDRTEILGQLEDEKKKNEDLLFRFEEAAILKSDAEALLDKKNIEMDELKKLLDIERMRADETEKNANKLFETEENLIKANEEIEKLKIELDNLSLDQKSLKEERSMTTDRSEILEKELDITKKQLVEMNTIRNTLSQQLTTVNIENVQVKESVEELKQKLILYEKEITQKNDMITNLKTELESTKQRLTDNENQVQELQSEQCKQQTDLSKDLEKLKMEISSKSFDLETAQDELRKKQAEIDALMKTSEETKHIYETQIDDKVKLHNETTETLNKELNRVKEELLNAKEEISKISQNSQENLKELIEDKKRLEEELEKNKLDILNSTRSFEEESNCLKTKIRESEEEIQKYEKQVNSLKEELDDLKRSANSSNSELQNELVQVKQSNAKMIESLQNDLKKIDEDKNELSSSYAKVQQDLETKTKELEKRENSLKTLNEESFKLKEEKQKLDLDIEHLKKTLESMERKIEDYESQKKVATSSNSELQTQLQQMKEENAKLIESLQNDLKTEKEKMNSLSSKYAKLENELETKLTQLQTLESSVKTITEESVKLNEEKQKLDLSNGDLRRTIESMEKKIEDDEIRKKQMYEEIQSLLNSSGDNSAKLEEMRTKLFENETLIDKTKKEYEEKLQNLERQVQERNMKLEEKDIQVAKIAKDLSAAEQSYAELNNSKKKHIEELHEEINKIKELHNKEKEDQHKILADKEVQFEKMKNDYNQKLQTIEITIQERNSNLEEKERQIMELEKKMLEIQSSTGIQEVNYQQQIDKLQKEIEEIQQQCALHNDSYQKEISAKESALQQQSSTIESLENKLKEQIQKGESYVEEIVRSYQEKIEVFNKEREENEKITKTLQSELKENKELNEKLQKDYELEMNDLKNTIEKLTVTVSEISSQNEKLKQQLETSQNEIQQKNEEIIDIKRNNDEKEQMMLKKIEGIEEQLSNSTEESSEKISKLNIANEDLKSKLENKVKEFEDINLKLKEYVQKQEMNLNEKEQSYLNQISALESQMVGLKKVLEESTTHKQNIEKEFTEKCAAYDVISEELKNLTQKVKLDEEKLNEMQEDKLKLQEALEGSTNSLKEKDSQYREIHNQMEKMNEKYKSLESAFNEEKQKISEMTNINNEKEGSLQKKCEELTAKLEIASDQSRKNEMQRTHLLEVLQQLQFTQKQKNDLLRILNKQQNSDLHAILMNLNDSYEDESMKNRIEELERNLEKCKLELDEERRKFATQSTEIYVLEQKLNSVAVKQNHADMNPKDVAEKSTSNNNEHCDYQQLLEDKILAEDQVKFLNSIIVDMQKKTEEQKMKIEILELGYSPAAADELNLMGFSSSTRQLPPRMYCDICDCFDLHETEDCPKQMSEDMPPPPPRIDKLKKIPEPRPYCELCEVFGHETQDCQEDETF is encoded by the exons ATTCGAGTGCGATTTTAACAGAAGATACAGATAGTTTCATAATTGGACAAAGGGTATGGGTCGGAGGTACCAAACCCGGAACCATTGCGTTCATCGGGGAGACGCAGTTCGCCCCTGGAGAATGGGCTGGCATCGTTCTTGACGAGCCTATAG gaaAAAACGACGGTTCTGTAGCCGGCATCAGATATTTCCAATGCGAATCGAAAAAGGGGGTGTTTTCCAGGCTTACAAGGTTGACCAGGCAGCCCCTAGAAGTACCTCATTCGCAGTCGAACGAAAGTTTTACGAGTGCTGCGAATGGGGTGAGGAGTCCAGTATCGCCTACCGGTAGTACCAGGAGTCTGTTGAGGTCGCCTCTTTCACATC atgcaTCGAATAACAGTTTGGCTTCGATGTCGACATCGGTCACCATCGACTATAAAATCGGTGACAGGGTCATCATAAAAAGTAGCCAGGGCTCCAAAGTGGGCACGGTCAGATACATTGGTTATACTGAATTCGCCCCCGGCGAATGGGTGGGGGTGGAACTGGACGACCCCAGGGGGAAAAACGACGGATCTGTCGAAGGTAAAAG ATATTTCGCCTGCCAGCCGAACTACGGACTGTTTGCGCCGGTCAATAAAGTCAGTAAGTCGCCGTCGAAAGTAAAACCTGGCTCATGCGCTGTGCACAATTCTGGCCTACCTCCCTCCGGGCTCAGAAGGTCCGGCTCTAAAGAGTCGATGACCAGCGCAGCTTCCAGCGTGAGAAGGGTAAGGCTTGGTGTGAATTCCCTAACCCCTAAG AAACTACCTTTGAAGTCGCAAAGTCCGTCAACGCCAAGGCCATCTCTACAG GATATGGTGAAAGAAAAACAACAACACATCGAGCAGCTTCTCAAGGAACGAGATTTGGAGAGACAAGAATTCACCAAAGCAGCTAGCCAAGCAGAAGATGCAGAACAGCAGCTTATTGCCATCAAGAAAGAATTTGATGCT TACCGTGCAGAATGTGAGAAGAAGCTACAAGAACATTTGGTCCTTCTGTCGGAACTCAAGAAAGATCGCACTGAGATACTAGGGCAGCTTGAGGAtgaaaagaagaagaatgaaGACCTACTTTTCAGGTTTGAAGAGGCAGCCATCCTCAAGAGTGACGCAGAA GCTCTTCTGGATAAGAAAAATATAGAGATGGATGAACTGAAGAAGCTACTTGATATCGAACGAATGCGTGCcgatgaaactgaaaaaaatgcCAATAAGTTATTCGAAACCGAAGAGAATTTAATAAAAGCCAACGAAGagatagaaaaattaaaaattgaactgGATAATCTATCATTGGACCAAAAAAGCCTCAAAGAAGAACGATCGATGACGACAG aCCGATCAGAAATACTCGAGAAAGAACTAGATATAACTAAAAAGCAACTTGTTGAGATGAACACAATCAGGAACACTTTGAGTCAACAATTGACAACCGTTAACATCGAAAACGTTCAAGTGAAAGAGTCGGTTGAAGAATTGAAACAGAAATTAATTTTGTACGAAAAAGAAATAACGCAAAAGAACGACATGATTACTAATTTGAAAACCGAATTGGAATCCACCAAACAACGACTAACTGACAATGAAAATCAGGTGCAAGAATTACAATCGGAACAATGTAAGCAGCAAACAGATTTGAGCAAAGATTTAGAAAAGCTAAAAATGGAGATCAGCAGCAAATCATTTGATTTAGAAACGGCACAAGACGAATTGAGAAAAAAGCAAGCAGAAATTGACGCTCTGATGAAAACCTCTGAAGAAACCAAGCACATTTACGAAACTCAAATAGACGACAAAGTTAAGCTTCATAACGAAACTACAGAAACATTGAATAAAGAACTAAACAGAGTAAAAGAAGAACTACTCAACGCGAAAgaagaaatatcgaaaatttctcaAAATTCTCAAGAAAATTTGAAGGAATTAATCGAAGACAAAAAGCGCCTCGAagaagaattggaaaaaaataaacttgataTTCTGAATAGCACCAGGAGTTTCGAAGAAGAATCAAACTGTCTCAAAACGAAAATCAGAGAGAGCGAAGAAGAAATACAGAAATACGAGAAACAGGTCAATTCTTTGAAAGAGGAACTTGATGATTTGAAAAGATCAGCCAACTCATCGAATTCTGAACTTCAAAATGAATTGGTACAAGTTAAACAAAGCAACGCAAAAATGATCGAATCTTTACAAAACGATTTGAAGAAAATAGACGAAGATAAAAATGAGTTATCGTCAAGTTATGCCAAGGTACAGCAGGATCTCGAGACTAAAACGAAAGAACTAGAAAAGAGGGAGAATTCTCTGAAAACACTGAATGAAGAATCTTTCAAACTGAAGGAAGAGAAACAAAAGCTCGATCTCGATATTGAACATCTGAAAAAGACCCTAGAGTCCATGGAgagaaaaattgaagattatgaaAGTCAGAAGAAAGTGGCAACATCTTCAAATTCTGAGCTTCAAACGCAATTGCAACAAATGAAAGAAGAAAACGCCAAATTGATCGAATCGTTACAGAACGATCTGAAAACTGAGAAGGAAAAGATGAACTCCTTATCGTCGAAATATGCCAAATTGGAAAACGAGCTCGAGACAAAGTTGACGCAACTACAAACTCTAGAATCTTCAGTGAAAACAATCACCGAAGAGTCCGtaaagttgaatgaagaaaAGCAAAAGCTCGATCTTAGTAATGGAGATTTGAGAAGAACTATCGAATCTATGGAGAAGAAGATAGAAGACGATGAAATACGCAAGAAACAGATGTATGAAGAAATACAATCGCTGCTCAATTCTTCCGGTGATAATAGCGCTAAACTTGAAGAAATGCGTACGAAACTATTCGAAAATGAAACATTGATCGACAAAACGAAGAAGGAATATGAAGAAAAGCTACAAAATCTCGAACGCCAAGTACAAGAAAGGAATATGAAActggaagaaaaagatatcCAAGTTGCAAAAATAGCAAAGGACCTCTCGGCAGCAGAACAATCTTATGCTGAATTAAATAACTCCAAGAAGAAACATATCGAAGAACTACACgaagaaattaataaaattaaagAGTTGCATAACAAGGAAAAAGAGGATCAACATAAAATTCTTGCAGACAAAGAAgtacaattcgaaaaaatgaagaacgatTACAATCAGAAACTACAAACTATTGAAATAACAATTCAGGAAAGAAATTCGAATTTAGAAGAAAAGGAACGTCAAATAAtggaacttgaaaaaaaaatgttagagATACAATCATCTACGGGAATTCAGGAAGTGAACTATCAGCAACAAATTGATAAGTTACAAAAGGAAATAGAAGAAATTCAACAGCAATGTGCCTTACATAATGATAGTTACCAGAAGGAAATTTCAGCGAAAGAATCTGCTCTCCAACAACAATCTTCAACGATTGAAAGTTTGGAAAACAAGCTAAAAGAACAAATACAGAAGGGCGAGTCTTATGTAGAAGAAATCGTCAGATCTtatcaagaaaaaattgaagttttcaataaagaacgagaagaaaatgaaaaaataacaaaGACACTCCAATCAGAACTGAAGGAAAACAaggaattaaatgaaaaactccAAAAAGATTACGAATTAGAAATGAACGACTTGAAAAATACAATTGAGAAATTGACAGTAACTGTTTCAGAAATTTCTTCACAAAACGAAAAACTTAAACAACAATTAGAAACTTCGCAAAACGAAATCCAacagaaaaatgaagaaattatcgATATTAAAAGAAATAATGACGAGAAAGAGCaaatgatgttgaaaaaaattgaaggaattgAAGAACAACTATCAAATTCGACTGAAGAATCTTCTGAAAAGATATCTAAATTAAACATAGCGAATGAGGATTTGAAGAGTAAATTAGAAAATAAAGTCAAAGAATTTgaagatattaatttgaaattaaaagagTATGTTCAGAAGCAAgaaatgaatttgaatgaaaaagaaCAAAGTTATCTCAATCAAATATCTGCTTTGGAATCACAAATGGTTGGATTGAAAAAAGTTCTTGAAGAATCAACTACTcacaaacaaaatattgaaaaggAATTTACGGAGAAATGTGCAGCTTATGATGTAATTAGTGAAGAATTAAAGAATTTAACGCAGAAGGTTAAGCTTGATGAAGAGAAACTCAATGAAATGCAAGAAGATAAGTTGAAACTTCAAGAAGCTCTTGAAGGTTCCACCAATAGTTTGAAAGAAAAAGATAGTCAGTATAGAGAAATTCATAATCAAATGGagaaaatgaacgaaaaatacAAATCGCTTGAAAGTGCATTTaatgaagaaaaacaaaaaatttcggAAATGACGAATATCAATAATGAAAAAGAAGGGAGTTTACAAAAGAAATGTGAAGAACTTACTGCCAAACTTGAAATTGCTTCAGATCAGTCTAGAAAAAATGAGATGCAAAGGACACATTTATTAGAAGTTCTACAGCAGTTACAGTTCACACAAAAGCAGAAGAACGATTTGTTAAGAATACTGAATAAACAACAGAATAGTGATCTGCATGCAATTCTGATGAACTTGAACGACAGTTATGAGGACGAATCGATGAAAAATAGGATTGAGGAACTGGAGAGAAATTTGGAGAAATGTAAACTTGAACTTGATGAGGAAAGAAGGAAATTTGCTACACAAAGTACAGAAATTTACGTTTTGGAACAAAAATTGAACTCT GTTGCAGTTAAACAGAATCATGCCGATATGAATCCTAAAGATGTAGCTGAGAAA AGCACGTCAAACAATAATGAGCATTGCGATTATCAGCAACTATTGGAGGATAAAATCTTGGCTGAAGATCAAGTCAAGTTTCTCAATTCGATTATAGTGGATATGCAGAAGAAAACTGAGGaacagaaaatgaaaattgagattttggaGTTGGGTTATAGTCCTGCAGCCGCCGACGAGTTGAATCT GATGGGATTCTCTTCCAGTACGAGGCAGTTACCACCAAGAATGTACTGCGATATTTGCGATTGTTTTGACCTACACGAAACGGAGGATTGTCCCAAGCAAATGTCAGAAGATATGCCTCCTCCTCCACCGAGAATTGATAAACTTAAGAAAATACCAGAACCAAGGCCCTACTGTGAATTATGTGAAG TATTTGGCCACGAAACCCAGGACTGTCAAGAAGATGAAACTTtttag